A genomic stretch from Bosea sp. F3-2 includes:
- the dcm gene encoding DNA (cytosine-5-)-methyltransferase codes for MNEYRERNEGAVLRVASLFSGIGGFELGFRDAGMTPALFCDVDPDAKAVITAAWPEVPFCDDIRELRSLPQVEVVTAGFPCQDLSQAGRKTGISGGRSGLVDHLFRLLETASPDLKWVVVENVPYMLGLDKGFAMRSLIERFEALGYRWAYRVVDSRAFGIPQRRPRVLLVASRVGFPAHVLDGEANEVPIDEKPAVIDDEAAYGFYWTEGNRGLGWVKHGVPPIKGGSGLGIPSPPAVWMVPTGELGKPTITDAERLQGFPAGWTEPVMSRSGTRVGARWKLVGNAVNVATARWLGRRLSRPLSAVDDARLGHFDAGKRWPNAAMGERGSRAKLNLSPWPERREPVAIRDFLSEPLVPLSHKAALGFLNRALTTPKLVYSDAFLDFLRAYCGLEASYDPPIRLKIAS; via the coding sequence ATGAATGAGTATCGAGAAAGGAATGAGGGGGCGGTCTTGCGCGTAGCCAGTCTGTTCAGCGGGATTGGCGGTTTTGAACTCGGGTTCAGGGACGCGGGGATGACCCCCGCACTGTTCTGCGACGTCGATCCGGACGCGAAGGCCGTGATCACGGCGGCGTGGCCGGAGGTTCCGTTCTGCGACGACATCCGCGAGCTCCGATCGCTTCCCCAGGTGGAGGTGGTGACCGCCGGGTTCCCCTGTCAGGATCTCAGCCAGGCTGGAAGGAAGACGGGAATTTCCGGCGGCCGATCCGGGCTCGTAGATCATCTCTTCCGCTTGCTAGAGACGGCCTCTCCCGATCTTAAGTGGGTCGTCGTCGAGAACGTCCCTTACATGCTTGGCCTCGACAAGGGGTTCGCCATGCGGAGCCTCATCGAGCGCTTTGAGGCGCTGGGGTATCGCTGGGCGTACCGCGTGGTGGATTCCCGAGCTTTCGGCATTCCGCAGCGTCGCCCTCGCGTGCTGCTGGTCGCTTCAAGAGTCGGATTCCCGGCGCACGTCCTCGACGGAGAGGCGAACGAAGTGCCGATCGACGAAAAGCCTGCGGTCATCGACGACGAAGCGGCATACGGCTTCTATTGGACGGAGGGCAATCGCGGCCTCGGCTGGGTCAAGCACGGCGTCCCGCCTATCAAGGGCGGCTCGGGGCTTGGCATTCCTTCACCTCCGGCCGTCTGGATGGTGCCGACGGGCGAGTTGGGCAAGCCCACCATCACGGATGCCGAGCGACTTCAAGGATTTCCCGCAGGCTGGACGGAGCCCGTGATGTCGCGAAGTGGGACGCGTGTTGGCGCGCGTTGGAAGCTCGTCGGGAACGCCGTCAACGTCGCGACTGCTCGATGGCTCGGGCGAAGATTGTCCCGCCCATTGTCCGCGGTAGACGACGCCCGACTCGGCCACTTCGACGCTGGTAAGAGGTGGCCTAACGCCGCGATGGGCGAAAGAGGCAGTCGCGCGAAACTGAACTTATCGCCTTGGCCGGAACGACGAGAGCCGGTGGCTATCCGCGACTTCCTCTCCGAGCCGCTGGTGCCGCTATCGCATAAGGCCGCGCTTGGCTTTCTTAATCGAGCGCTGACGACGCCGAAACTCGTCTACTCGGACGCCTTTCTCGATTTCCTACGCGCATATTGCGGATTGGAGGCCAGCTACGATCCTCCGATACGCCTCAAGATAGCGAGTTGA
- a CDS encoding AAA family ATPase yields the protein MTDTSPPEPHTSTDPEVLWAAAQACAKNDDRSDGAELREEVAEAVSDLAGAGRKLTVYVTKTNHSGYRNQVWQGQGNSRRNDVMVLINTSGNEAGVCDEAKARLNPARKNGFDAVVVCEPADDGFEVRAVVEYPSGSLGRDLRAELRSDLDLRTVRDPAIASSLKPIFPAEPEDSSADERVFVDALSAHLLEAKNVILAGPPGTGKTHLALEAVSILAEGDMNGCRLENILSGRPVSEVALSEVGAPPVVWEIVQFHPSYGYEEFIRGLRTDPDSKGFNLKSFDGILPIMAQVGARRGDKPTVLIIDEINRSNLSLALGEAIFAIDPNHRGRPVKLQYAASDGGGDALVVPPALYILATMNTADRSIAMMDFAVRRRFRLLSMRPSRSILEEFYGHGRARADLAWIILNTINKSISDPDYHVGQSYVMAGADLSDEAWARDLSRKIIQEVRPLLVEYAHENISSGAVVLAAAGVDLDLMHCSAQELAFSLLNMVSPDA from the coding sequence GTGACCGACACCTCGCCGCCCGAACCGCACACGTCGACTGATCCGGAAGTTCTTTGGGCCGCCGCGCAGGCATGTGCAAAAAACGACGACCGAAGCGACGGAGCGGAGCTTCGGGAGGAAGTCGCCGAGGCGGTCTCCGATCTGGCCGGTGCAGGGCGCAAACTCACCGTGTATGTGACCAAGACTAACCATTCAGGCTATCGAAATCAGGTCTGGCAAGGCCAAGGAAACTCGCGCCGCAACGACGTCATGGTACTCATAAACACCTCCGGGAACGAGGCTGGAGTCTGCGACGAGGCCAAGGCGCGCCTGAACCCGGCTCGCAAGAACGGATTCGACGCAGTGGTCGTGTGCGAACCTGCGGACGACGGCTTCGAAGTACGAGCGGTTGTCGAATATCCCAGCGGATCGCTCGGCCGAGACCTTCGAGCCGAGCTGCGGTCGGATCTCGACCTGCGGACGGTCCGTGATCCCGCGATCGCGTCTTCACTCAAGCCGATCTTTCCCGCGGAACCCGAAGATTCCTCGGCCGACGAGCGAGTCTTCGTCGATGCGCTCAGCGCCCACCTGCTAGAGGCGAAGAACGTTATCCTCGCTGGTCCTCCGGGCACCGGGAAGACCCATCTTGCATTGGAAGCCGTGTCCATCCTCGCCGAAGGAGACATGAATGGCTGTAGATTAGAGAACATTTTGTCGGGCCGACCGGTTTCCGAGGTTGCGCTGTCGGAGGTCGGGGCGCCGCCGGTCGTCTGGGAGATCGTCCAGTTCCACCCGTCCTACGGGTACGAGGAATTCATTCGCGGGCTCCGCACCGACCCCGATTCTAAGGGGTTCAACCTCAAGAGCTTCGACGGTATCTTGCCGATCATGGCGCAAGTCGGAGCAAGACGAGGCGACAAGCCAACTGTTCTAATCATCGATGAAATCAACCGATCGAACCTCTCGCTCGCGCTCGGCGAAGCCATATTCGCGATCGATCCCAACCATCGTGGACGACCGGTGAAGTTACAGTACGCCGCGTCCGATGGTGGAGGCGACGCGCTGGTCGTGCCGCCGGCCTTGTACATCCTCGCGACGATGAACACCGCAGATCGATCAATTGCGATGATGGACTTTGCGGTGCGGCGGCGGTTTCGCTTATTGTCGATGCGGCCGTCTCGCTCGATCCTGGAGGAGTTTTACGGCCATGGACGAGCGAGGGCCGACCTCGCGTGGATCATTCTCAACACCATCAATAAGTCGATATCGGATCCCGACTATCACGTCGGGCAGTCCTACGTGATGGCTGGCGCAGATCTCTCGGACGAGGCTTGGGCTCGGGACCTGTCGCGGAAAATCATTCAGGAGGTGCGACCGCTACTTGTGGAATACGCGCACGAGAACATATCGAGCGGCGCCGTTGTGCTCGCGGCGGCCGGCGTCGACCTAGATCTGATGCACTGCTCGGCGCAGGAGCTAGCTTTCTCCTTGCTAAACATGGTCTCGCCGGATGCGTAA
- a CDS encoding AAA family ATPase encodes MRKDEILSIISRVANVPLGEIVSKEREGRQIKANALFEGSSSPNSPRVSVGVFFATKSPELAVEGAIRRMALDVSYPEAIVALFDVEGEQRAKVFGYGDSVVAKNLATALSVDLEVIARPAVSVSKSATGIDASALREALETSPNVILQGPPGTGKTSVAIELARAMVETVEGLTLDRCRYGALVDGARGKVSEDDTALSVPLVWEIAQMHPSYGYDDLVRRVRPTSEDGDLQFVVEDGLLIKLCALAEARGPDAPVLLILDEINRCNLAATLGEFIFAIDPGHRSQPVRLQYQGAGLRPSVAVPPNLWIVGTMNTADRSIALVDHAVRRRFRFVDVPADINAIDGWYVSDATMREVARELFLAANDGVDPPMMIGHSAFLVDSSSSKEWPAKLARQIVYNVMPTLAEYEREGLRPSAGIAWMGADFDGFAPVTCERALRRAIAARTADGAH; translated from the coding sequence ATGCGTAAGGACGAAATTCTGAGCATCATCTCTAGGGTAGCGAACGTGCCGCTCGGCGAGATCGTGTCGAAGGAACGCGAAGGCCGACAGATCAAAGCGAACGCCCTGTTCGAAGGGAGCTCAAGTCCCAACAGTCCGCGCGTTTCGGTTGGCGTCTTCTTCGCCACCAAGTCTCCGGAGCTCGCCGTCGAGGGCGCGATACGCCGCATGGCGCTCGACGTCTCGTATCCCGAGGCGATCGTCGCGCTCTTCGATGTCGAGGGCGAGCAGCGTGCCAAGGTCTTCGGCTACGGCGACAGCGTTGTAGCTAAGAATTTGGCTACGGCGTTATCGGTCGATCTGGAGGTCATCGCGCGGCCCGCTGTCTCGGTAAGCAAGTCGGCGACGGGGATCGACGCGTCGGCGCTACGCGAAGCGCTTGAGACATCCCCGAACGTCATCCTGCAAGGCCCCCCCGGGACGGGCAAGACCAGCGTCGCCATCGAGTTAGCTCGCGCCATGGTCGAGACCGTGGAAGGCCTTACGCTCGATCGATGCAGGTACGGAGCCTTGGTCGATGGTGCGCGTGGGAAGGTCTCGGAAGACGACACAGCGCTGAGCGTCCCGTTGGTGTGGGAGATCGCCCAGATGCATCCGAGCTATGGTTACGACGATCTGGTGCGCCGCGTGCGTCCCACGTCCGAAGACGGCGACTTGCAGTTCGTCGTCGAAGACGGTCTCCTAATCAAGCTGTGCGCATTGGCGGAGGCACGAGGGCCGGACGCTCCAGTGCTGCTGATCCTCGACGAGATAAACCGCTGTAATCTCGCAGCGACGCTTGGGGAGTTCATCTTCGCGATAGATCCGGGTCACAGATCCCAGCCTGTGAGGCTACAATATCAGGGCGCAGGGTTGAGGCCATCAGTCGCCGTTCCGCCGAACCTCTGGATTGTCGGAACAATGAACACGGCGGATCGCTCGATCGCCTTGGTCGACCATGCGGTCAGGAGGCGTTTCCGTTTCGTCGACGTCCCGGCCGACATCAACGCGATCGACGGTTGGTACGTTTCGGATGCGACAATGCGGGAGGTGGCACGCGAACTCTTCCTCGCGGCCAATGACGGCGTCGATCCGCCGATGATGATCGGTCATTCGGCCTTTCTGGTTGATTCCTCGTCCTCGAAGGAATGGCCTGCGAAACTGGCTCGGCAGATCGTTTACAATGTGATGCCGACGTTGGCGGAGTATGAGCGAGAAGGGTTGAGACCGAGCGCCGGCATCGCCTGGATGGGAGCCGACTTCGACGGCTTCGCGCCCGTGACATGCGAACGAGCACTCAGGCGCGCGATTGCAGCGCGAACGGCCGATGGCGCCCATTGA
- a CDS encoding DUF6634 family protein, with translation MIYPFVDRRPVSELAPETERLRSLLADLERIQIGHHPDGIELAGAPTIEHWSLAERRTVALVGKVNGHPTIPNGRSACTSDLWFIAPALGYARTLNRFYALGERHHLSDRWDFR, from the coding sequence ATGATCTATCCTTTCGTCGATCGGCGCCCCGTGTCCGAACTTGCCCCTGAAACCGAACGTCTGCGCAGCCTGCTGGCCGACCTTGAGCGGATACAGATAGGGCACCATCCCGATGGGATAGAACTGGCCGGCGCACCGACGATCGAGCATTGGAGCCTTGCCGAGCGCCGCACGGTGGCTCTGGTCGGCAAAGTGAATGGCCACCCCACGATCCCGAATGGCCGCTCCGCTTGCACATCGGATCTCTGGTTCATTGCTCCAGCGTTGGGATATGCGCGTACGCTCAATCGGTTCTACGCTTTGGGAGAACGGCACCATCTCTCCGACCGGTGGGATTTCCGATGA
- a CDS encoding AAA family ATPase, with protein MSPRSEKRGPGRTAVDRDASTVVAKSLITRALRRANTYHLLHGQPGIVALVVPEADADIYVDVAHSMLKRSLKPFHPDDFEVVRWTGKPPKAGFRSEDEALKALLPKTERIFGIACRTDDIPSLFRNVADAIIEVDSVDLRALQGVFGAILGHVPAKHDLAPVVGAPLHLLGAAIKSGRNPGWALRRLRGFTTAASEPTPQKSLSGPSLSDLHGYGEAAAWGHALAIDIADYRAGKITWADVDRGIVLSGPPGVGKTIYARALANTCSVRIFVHSLARWQSKGYLSDLIKAMRAAFDEAKKNAPCILFLDELDAFGDREQLSGHNENYCREVINALLECLDGAESREGVVVVGATNLLHKIDAAILRPGRLDKHIRVPLPDTAARIGILRHYLGDAFPETALSDIAGRLEGATGAAIEQLVRNARRSARAARRALLVEDVVASLPERIRLSEAAFRRASVHEAGHAVVGHVLREETGSVPTAARLFREVLPDGSGGRTDFDHELGADRTRAFYLAQITTLLAGLAAEEVVFGNHGGGGGGGDQSDLHVATVLAASMETSLGLGQSLTYRSSNRPAEIMASVRADPELRRRVGARLEDRFRRARDIVGGHRPALDWIASALRDSGRVTTEDIESALTRSAIPADRSHSPDLLKAASTIGIPDGK; from the coding sequence ATGAGCCCGCGTTCCGAAAAGCGCGGGCCGGGCAGGACCGCAGTTGACCGCGACGCCAGCACGGTCGTGGCCAAGTCTCTGATCACGCGGGCGCTCCGTCGCGCCAATACCTACCATCTCCTGCACGGCCAGCCCGGAATCGTCGCGTTGGTGGTTCCAGAGGCCGATGCCGACATCTATGTCGACGTGGCGCACAGCATGCTGAAGCGTAGCCTAAAGCCCTTCCATCCCGACGATTTCGAGGTGGTCCGCTGGACCGGAAAGCCGCCGAAGGCGGGGTTCCGATCGGAAGACGAGGCGCTTAAGGCACTGCTGCCGAAGACCGAGAGGATATTCGGCATCGCGTGCCGGACCGACGACATCCCCTCTCTCTTCCGCAACGTAGCCGACGCAATCATTGAGGTAGACTCTGTCGATCTGCGAGCCCTGCAAGGCGTCTTCGGTGCGATCCTAGGTCATGTTCCAGCGAAACATGACCTCGCGCCGGTGGTAGGAGCGCCACTCCACCTGCTTGGTGCGGCAATCAAAAGCGGTCGCAATCCGGGTTGGGCTTTGAGAAGGTTGCGGGGGTTCACGACTGCCGCTTCCGAGCCTACTCCCCAGAAATCACTGTCCGGGCCGTCCCTTTCCGACCTCCACGGGTATGGGGAGGCTGCGGCGTGGGGACATGCCCTCGCGATCGACATAGCAGACTACCGCGCGGGAAAAATCACCTGGGCCGATGTAGACCGAGGCATTGTCCTGAGCGGCCCCCCGGGTGTGGGCAAGACAATTTATGCGAGAGCTCTGGCGAATACGTGCAGCGTCCGGATCTTCGTGCATTCGTTGGCCCGATGGCAGAGCAAGGGCTACCTCAGTGATTTAATCAAAGCGATGCGAGCTGCATTCGACGAGGCCAAGAAGAATGCGCCGTGCATCCTTTTCCTCGACGAGCTCGATGCTTTCGGTGATCGAGAACAGCTCTCTGGTCACAACGAGAATTATTGTCGCGAAGTGATCAACGCGCTTCTCGAATGCCTGGACGGAGCAGAGTCGCGCGAGGGCGTAGTCGTCGTTGGCGCAACCAATCTGCTCCACAAGATCGACGCGGCGATCCTTCGACCCGGTCGGTTGGACAAGCATATTCGCGTTCCGTTGCCGGACACCGCAGCACGCATCGGTATCCTTCGTCACTATCTCGGTGACGCGTTTCCCGAAACCGCCCTCTCCGATATCGCGGGACGGCTCGAGGGGGCGACCGGGGCAGCGATTGAGCAACTCGTGCGCAATGCCAGGAGATCGGCGCGAGCGGCACGCCGCGCCCTTCTCGTCGAGGATGTCGTCGCAAGCCTGCCGGAGCGTATCCGCCTCTCGGAGGCTGCTTTTCGGCGCGCATCGGTGCACGAGGCCGGACATGCCGTGGTCGGCCACGTGCTACGCGAGGAGACCGGCAGCGTTCCGACGGCGGCTCGTCTTTTCCGCGAGGTCCTGCCGGACGGATCGGGCGGCCGGACCGACTTCGACCATGAACTCGGTGCCGACCGAACCCGGGCATTCTATCTGGCTCAGATCACCACGCTGCTGGCCGGACTGGCCGCCGAAGAGGTCGTCTTCGGCAACCATGGCGGTGGAGGTGGTGGAGGAGACCAGAGCGACTTGCACGTCGCGACGGTCTTGGCCGCGAGCATGGAGACGTCGCTCGGCCTGGGGCAGAGCCTCACCTACCGGTCGTCAAACCGTCCCGCGGAAATCATGGCGTCGGTCCGCGCCGATCCCGAACTCCGCCGGCGCGTCGGCGCTCGTCTCGAGGATCGCTTTCGACGCGCCCGGGACATCGTCGGCGGTCATCGCCCAGCCTTGGACTGGATAGCCAGCGCCCTGCGCGACAGCGGTCGCGTAACAACCGAGGACATCGAAAGCGCGCTGACGCGCTCAGCGATCCCGGCTGATCGATCGCATTCGCCGGACCTTCTCAAGGCCGCATCAACCATAGGCATCCCCGACGGGAAATGA
- a CDS encoding transposase family protein, with translation MVSDEELDSLMRTRKLRIEKDHFSLAQQLLTARGDDSDLSDLREEELRTIAWKVEWCTRFEGAHRDGRFSRTPRDFGNFIEWNKDSIHRWYIGKFGAARPLGREFKGEERKTFDFPSPTTLRNWLDRFAAAGHRRQAFRPRYDECGNRHQLDPRALKVVERNVLRYASRAKPTIADIYEAVEADIDELNRSRPEDPRVYVSERAIRRRIRKLDPLFVDLGRMGPDRARKKYTPVGDGLGELARMERVEMDDWDMDLHAVIHHKHARYYVTDRALAKAKSLRKQKVTVRCTVTAAIDVATKCIVGLGVSPFAPSTAGSKSALRTIVADKSLLAKFSGATENWPMLARPREIATDGGPAFQGDFHQSVVDLGIIHRIGNGDPRSRGTIESFFRTFKRFCRMFTGQAFSNVVERGDYPAELLASLVVEDLDRLLTRFIVDSYHHRPHSGLGGQRPYEAWDKATNDLDPPPDHIQRQIAFGIPLHDRAISAAGVRYLHVDYKHPKMGVLHGLVGRGRLTAVVDPHDMGAIHVLVREDHRCHFSGDGHYLTFTAEGFEGTSVAQHLSSNRILRDFERQQNELGKPFRLGAFRAIRKEAEELRIRAGVPSEELDAKVFRKFVREIEVRGGLAAEPRMRPTGAPMNGDDGTSGIGTLVVAVSPEPKAAPSPHPSSPKASLPGRSINLYDDEEDA, from the coding sequence ATGGTCAGCGATGAGGAGCTCGACTCGCTCATGCGCACCCGGAAGCTGCGGATCGAGAAGGATCACTTCTCTCTCGCGCAGCAACTGCTCACGGCCCGGGGCGACGATTCCGATCTCAGCGACCTCAGGGAGGAGGAACTTCGGACGATCGCCTGGAAGGTCGAATGGTGCACCCGGTTCGAAGGGGCGCATCGCGACGGCCGATTCTCGCGAACGCCGCGAGATTTCGGGAACTTCATCGAATGGAACAAGGATTCGATCCATCGATGGTACATCGGCAAGTTCGGCGCCGCCCGCCCCCTCGGGCGTGAATTCAAGGGAGAGGAGCGCAAGACGTTCGACTTTCCCAGCCCCACGACACTGCGCAACTGGCTCGACCGCTTCGCGGCGGCGGGCCATCGACGGCAGGCCTTTCGGCCACGCTACGACGAATGCGGGAACAGGCATCAGCTAGACCCCCGCGCCTTGAAGGTCGTCGAACGGAACGTTCTCCGCTATGCGAGCCGGGCCAAGCCCACCATTGCGGACATTTACGAAGCGGTCGAAGCCGATATCGACGAGCTGAACCGCAGCCGGCCGGAAGATCCTCGGGTCTACGTGAGCGAGCGGGCGATACGACGCCGAATACGGAAGCTCGACCCGCTCTTCGTCGACCTGGGCCGCATGGGGCCCGACCGCGCTCGGAAGAAATATACGCCCGTCGGCGACGGTCTTGGCGAGCTGGCCCGGATGGAGCGCGTCGAGATGGACGACTGGGACATGGATCTCCATGCCGTCATTCACCACAAGCACGCGCGATACTATGTCACCGACCGGGCGCTGGCGAAGGCGAAGAGTCTGCGAAAGCAGAAAGTCACCGTGCGATGCACCGTGACCGCCGCGATCGACGTCGCCACGAAATGTATCGTGGGGCTGGGCGTGAGCCCATTCGCTCCCTCGACCGCGGGCTCAAAGTCCGCGCTGCGCACCATCGTCGCCGACAAGAGCTTGCTGGCAAAGTTTTCCGGGGCCACGGAGAACTGGCCCATGCTGGCCCGACCGAGGGAGATAGCGACCGACGGCGGCCCGGCATTCCAGGGCGACTTCCACCAAAGCGTCGTCGACCTTGGGATCATCCATCGCATCGGCAACGGCGATCCGCGGTCCAGGGGCACGATCGAATCCTTCTTCAGGACTTTCAAGCGCTTCTGCCGCATGTTTACGGGACAGGCCTTCTCGAACGTCGTCGAGCGGGGAGATTATCCCGCCGAACTCTTGGCCAGCCTTGTGGTCGAGGACCTCGATCGACTGCTCACCCGCTTCATCGTCGACAGCTATCATCATCGCCCGCACAGCGGTCTCGGCGGACAGCGTCCCTACGAAGCCTGGGACAAGGCGACCAACGATCTCGATCCGCCGCCGGATCATATCCAGCGGCAAATCGCCTTCGGCATTCCGTTGCACGACAGAGCCATTTCGGCGGCAGGCGTCCGCTACCTCCACGTGGACTACAAGCATCCGAAGATGGGCGTCCTCCATGGCCTCGTCGGTCGCGGCCGATTGACCGCGGTTGTCGATCCTCACGATATGGGTGCGATCCACGTCCTCGTAAGGGAGGACCATCGGTGCCATTTTTCCGGCGACGGCCACTACCTGACGTTCACGGCCGAGGGCTTCGAGGGCACCAGCGTCGCCCAGCATCTCAGTTCGAACCGGATATTGCGGGACTTCGAGCGCCAGCAGAATGAGCTGGGGAAGCCGTTTCGCCTCGGCGCTTTTCGGGCAATCCGAAAGGAGGCGGAGGAGCTGCGGATCAGGGCTGGCGTTCCCTCGGAAGAACTCGATGCGAAGGTGTTTCGGAAATTCGTTCGCGAGATCGAGGTCAGGGGCGGACTTGCCGCCGAACCGCGAATGCGGCCGACGGGCGCACCGATGAACGGAGACGACGGAACCTCCGGGATCGGCACCCTCGTCGTCGCCGTCTCCCCCGAACCAAAGGCAGCGCCTTCTCCCCATCCATCTTCCCCGAAGGCATCGCTGCCCGGTAGGTCGATCAATCTCTATGATGACGAGGAAGACGCATGA
- a CDS encoding SMEK domain-containing protein, whose translation MSSRGYFVGQIIDDLDAIASQVRQRCKLNQMDLNRVLEDFFKEILNLVYGYNLQNLNKERVNTPGLDLGDKSIGAKIAYQVTSQAGSSKINGTLSKISPIDAVSYDRFKVLIIGQRQGSYSLDTTLTAKYKFNENDDIVGITELCRDIMDLSLPDLQAVHRKLSDEQRRIVIELEPELPDGSFKTSMLDFIEANPNVGRSDASAFASHEDVSGLFNDREEAQSVLDRFIDEIARLPRMTRELFGWMVDESEFDNKGISPSLQINADYVAAKCRDVPNYLAEIRLLTARGFIDFDQEEPHRSGLRSFIARRSDAPEW comes from the coding sequence ATGTCGAGTCGGGGCTACTTCGTCGGACAGATCATCGATGACCTTGATGCAATCGCGAGCCAAGTGCGTCAACGATGCAAGCTCAATCAGATGGATCTTAATCGAGTTCTTGAAGATTTTTTCAAGGAAATTCTCAATTTAGTCTATGGATACAATCTTCAAAATCTGAATAAGGAAAGAGTGAATACGCCTGGATTAGATTTGGGTGACAAGAGCATTGGTGCAAAAATCGCTTATCAAGTTACCTCACAAGCCGGTTCATCTAAGATTAATGGCACTTTGAGTAAAATATCGCCGATCGATGCGGTCTCTTACGATCGATTCAAGGTTTTGATAATTGGCCAACGGCAGGGAAGTTATTCGCTCGACACCACTTTGACTGCAAAGTATAAATTCAACGAGAACGATGACATCGTGGGCATCACCGAGTTGTGCCGCGACATCATGGACCTTTCGCTTCCGGACCTACAGGCTGTCCACCGTAAGCTCTCCGATGAGCAGCGACGCATCGTGATCGAATTGGAGCCCGAGCTGCCAGACGGTAGTTTCAAGACGAGCATGCTCGACTTCATTGAAGCCAATCCCAACGTTGGACGATCTGACGCATCCGCCTTCGCCTCCCATGAGGATGTTTCCGGGTTGTTTAACGACCGAGAGGAGGCGCAATCAGTACTTGACCGTTTCATTGACGAAATTGCTCGCTTACCAAGAATGACTCGCGAGTTATTTGGGTGGATGGTCGATGAGAGTGAGTTTGACAATAAGGGGATATCACCTAGCCTCCAGATAAACGCGGACTATGTCGCTGCCAAATGCCGTGATGTGCCTAATTATTTAGCCGAAATTAGATTGTTGACCGCGCGCGGATTCATTGATTTCGATCAGGAGGAGCCGCATCGTTCTGGCCTGCGATCCTTCATTGCTCGCCGGTCAGACGCTCCCGAATGGTGA
- a CDS encoding alpha/beta hydrolase has protein sequence MVTISLMDAQDCVCIRGTPAALVSLARRLSAVAALAAASLSGACAARPETGFLAPGAGIEAGAAAHTMLVATTRKRDEPPGTFFDGERASPLDFARIEVSVPARHKPGEIEWASTAPGDPKTDFVVRQAGYLEGEKAFVRALNAQLATRPRGSRKVLLFIHGYNTMFAEGLYRFAQLVHDAKSPAVPVLFTWASRGELTQYVYDTNSATTARDDLERTIRLIFASDAEQVNILAHSMGNWVTVEALRQIKISGDLPPIGKLGNLVLAAPDIDVDVFKSQMRRFGKPRKPFYIVLSKDDKALGASRFIAGGQERLGAESHTAELAELGAVVIDLSDVKATDSTNHDKFAQLAEIAPQLESTLAHGVHRRPGTGAAQEALGGSLEAIVSVPVQILGLPMKIIAQ, from the coding sequence ATGGTGACGATCTCGCTCATGGACGCACAAGACTGCGTCTGCATCCGAGGCACACCCGCAGCCCTTGTGTCCCTGGCGCGTCGCCTGTCGGCTGTCGCAGCGCTCGCGGCGGCGTCGCTCTCTGGCGCCTGCGCCGCGCGCCCCGAGACAGGGTTCCTCGCCCCGGGTGCTGGGATCGAGGCCGGAGCGGCCGCCCACACGATGCTGGTCGCGACGACGCGCAAGCGGGACGAACCGCCGGGGACATTCTTCGACGGCGAGCGCGCAAGCCCGCTCGATTTCGCCAGGATCGAGGTGTCGGTGCCTGCCAGGCACAAGCCCGGCGAGATCGAGTGGGCCTCGACCGCGCCCGGTGATCCCAAGACCGATTTCGTCGTTCGTCAGGCCGGCTATCTCGAAGGGGAGAAGGCCTTCGTCAGGGCGCTCAATGCCCAGCTTGCGACGCGCCCCCGCGGCAGCCGCAAGGTGTTGCTGTTCATCCACGGCTACAACACGATGTTCGCCGAGGGGCTCTATCGCTTCGCCCAGCTGGTCCACGACGCCAAATCGCCCGCCGTGCCGGTGCTGTTCACCTGGGCGTCGCGCGGCGAGCTGACGCAGTATGTTTACGACACCAACAGCGCGACGACGGCGCGCGACGACCTCGAACGCACCATTCGCCTGATCTTTGCGAGCGACGCCGAGCAGGTGAACATTCTGGCGCATTCGATGGGCAACTGGGTCACGGTCGAGGCGCTGCGGCAGATCAAGATCTCCGGCGATCTGCCGCCGATCGGCAAGCTTGGCAACCTCGTGCTGGCCGCGCCCGATATCGACGTCGATGTGTTCAAGTCGCAAATGCGTCGTTTCGGAAAGCCGAGGAAGCCGTTCTACATCGTCTTATCGAAGGACGATAAGGCGCTGGGCGCGTCGCGCTTCATCGCCGGCGGCCAGGAGCGTCTGGGCGCTGAGAGCCACACGGCCGAACTCGCGGAGCTGGGCGCAGTCGTGATCGATCTGTCGGACGTCAAGGCCACGGATTCGACCAATCACGACAAGTTCGCCCAGCTCGCTGAAATAGCACCTCAATTGGAGAGCACGTTGGCGCATGGCGTCCACCGGCGGCCTGGCACCGGTGCCGCACAGGAAGCGCTGGGCGGCTCACTAGAGGCAATCGTATCAGTCCCCGTTCAGATCCTTGGCCTGCCGATGAAGATCATTGCGCAATGA